tcgtGTTGAGGTGGAACTCCTTGTGATTCAGTCTATGGCCATAGATGTTCATGCTGTTGCTAGGCACCACTGGAAAgagtctggcaccatcctcttgAGACTCACTCACCTTTCAGATATTTATATGTATTCATGAGATTTCTTCTCAGTCTTCTTTTCTCTAGATAAACAGACCCATCTCCTGCAGTCTCTCTTTATAAGAAAGATGCCCCAGAGCCCTAATTACCTTTGTGGCCCTCCActggaccctctccagcagGTCTCTGTCTTTGTTGCACTGATTCTACAGAATCATCATGAGCGAGGCTTAGGCTATTATTAGTCACTACAGCTACAGCTTGCACCAGCAAAGCACCAACACCCAATTAGTGTTTAATCAAAAGGTGCGCCAGGTCGCCCGGAAGAATTTCGCTATAATAACGCCGCGCTACAGGATCAAAACAGAGTCCTGGAGAAAACGCCGCCGAACCACAGCCCACACTGGGGTATTTTTTAACGCCAGCTCCCAGCGCGGCTGCCGGGTCCCGGGGGGTGCCGCAGGGCGCGGTAAGCGGCTCCCCATCCGCGCCCGCggcagccccgccgccgccggccccggccgTCCCCCGGTGCCGGCAGCCGGGCCGGGTTACGGGGCGGCACCGGCCCGCGCCCACCCGGGGCCGGGGCGCCGGTCTGGCCTCGGGGAGCTGGCggcgcccccgccccgctcgCCACGTCCGCCGCCCCCGCCgagccccggcccgccccgctcACCATCTCCTTGCGGAGCAGGGCCAGCGCCGCGTCCAGGTTGGGAGGCTTGGGTGGGCGCGGCgagccccggccgccgccgctcaGCTCGTCCTGGATGCGGGACTTCTGCGCGTAGAGCCGCTCCAGGTCCCGCCAGCGCCCGCcctggccgccgccgccgcccgagGACGAGGAGTTCAGCAGCCCGCTGAGGCTCTTGGGCAGCGGCGgcagccccgcgccgccgccgggccccggcagccccggcccgcTCATGCTGCAGCCGCGGCCACCGACGGAAGGAGCCGCCTCGGCCCCGCCGCGGGAGGCGCCGCCCGGAGCCCGCCCCGCctccgggccgggcgggggcgggggaGCCGTGCGGGGCCGGCGGAGGGAAGGGGGCCAGGGGAGGTGGCCGGGCGGccgagggagggaaggggggcAGGGGAGGTGGCCGGGCGGCGGAGGCGCAGGGGTCGCAGCGCAGGTGGCCCGGGTCAGGGCCGGGGCCGCTTTGTCTTAGGCGAGGCGAGTCCCTGCGGGCGCGGCCTCAGCCCGTGCCCCGCAGAAACAGCCCCGCGGCAGCGCTCGGTCCCGGGCACGGGCAGGCAGAAGGGCCCTGCGGCAGCGGGGCTGAGCCTCCGGGCTcggcccaggggctgggggagggatgAAGCGCAGTGAAAGCAGGCATGAAAGCAGATTAACTGCTGCAGGCGGAGGTGACCAGTTCTTCTGTGGCGATGGTGTTGCATCAGTCGCCTGGATAACGCGACACTGCTCACCCTTTCCATCAAGATGTTTCTTTCTGTCCCGGTTTGTGCTGGGATAAATGTCTTCACAGTAGCCTGTACAATGCCGTGTTCTTGATTCAGATTGAGAATATTGTTGATAATATACTGATGCTTTGATTTTTGCTGAGTCGTGTTTATCCTAAGGGCTCTTTTTtgtctctgtgtgtctgtctcaTGCTCTGCCGGGGAAAAGGTACACAAAGGGAGGGAGCATAGCGGTGACCAGTGAcccaaactggccaaagggatgtTCACCTTTTTTATTTGTACTTTGTTctcaattattaaactgttcttatctcagcCTACTTTTGATTTTCCTTCCCATTCCACTGAGGGAGAGTGTTGCaggggagggagtggggtggCTGAGCGAGCAGCTGTGGTGCTTTATTTCCAGCTGGGCTTAATCCACGACACTTTCACATGCTCACAGCCAAGTTTTGTACTTAAGGCGTTTTATCTCCAACCATTGCAACTACACAAACCTAAGTCTATCGGCTTTGTGAGTCAAACTTCTCAATCTGAGGGTTCACTTGTTGTCTGTCTTCCTGCGTTATTCACAGAGGATTATTGCTCTGCTCTACAGACATACCCAGGTGCTCTCCTGAGAAGGCTGTGGAGAGGGAGCCATGCTCAAGGACCAGGGATGTGGCACAGGAATCCCCAAAACTGCCaatgcagccacagctctggtGCCACAACACTGCAACCGCAATGTGCCAACTCTAATTTTGTGCCTTTTATGCTTCCTCCCTTTCTCCTTGACATATTTGCATCTCTGGagtctcttaaaaaaaataaatagggcAGCTCTGGATTATTCAAAATCCAAACCAAAGCAGGGTATTAAATTGGAGTTCTGGGAATATGCTGCCATTGCAAGGCCAGATGGTTTAGAGGTCCATTCCTATTCCCATGACCCTACTTTCTTTGTGGGGTTTTCTCTTCAAGAAATACCCAGATATGGTGATTTTGAGTTAAGTCTCTACATACTTTCAGTTTTGTTCCCAGACTCGCATGGTTTTTTCATGGTTTAAATGTCACTGGACTCTGT
The genomic region above belongs to Passer domesticus isolate bPasDom1 chromosome 3, bPasDom1.hap1, whole genome shotgun sequence and contains:
- the FAM89A gene encoding protein FAM89A gives rise to the protein MSGPGLPGPGGGAGLPPLPKSLSGLLNSSSSGGGGGQGGRWRDLERLYAQKSRIQDELSGGGRGSPRPPKPPNLDAALALLRKEMVGLRQLDMSLLCQLYSLYESIQEYKGACQADSNADCSYALENGFFDEEEEYF